In Streptomyces durocortorensis, a genomic segment contains:
- a CDS encoding glycosyltransferase, with translation MAGLQLSVVVPCFNEAEVIESFHAALLTVLDPLGSTFEVCYVDDGSRDRTRPLLSAIAARDPRVHYTAFSRNFGKEAAMLAGLRMSQGAAVVIMDADLQHPPELIPRMLELHRHGYDQVIPRRDRTGDGMLRSTLSHTYYALVRRCMDVELIDGTGDFRLLSRRAVESVLSLPESNRFSKGIFSWIGFDTVSFRYRNSRRAAGESKWGGKRLLNYGIDGLLSFNNRPLRLAIYAGFWVFVSALAYALWTVVRVVVYGVDTPGYATLLTAVVALSGIQLVTLGVIGEYVGRIYHEAKHRPPYVVRETDAMCRALPAGPGPYLGGPGPYILTGGPVGIPTRAEPVGPLDPGGGAPGRARTARQFASFVLIGCVNTAVYLGVYVALNRWIPYLTAHVVGYAVSIVCSFLLNSYVTCRTQPTWQAFLRFPLSSLVNLVASGALLYGAVSGLGMDKNLAALAAGVIVTPISFLLARWAITSGQAAAAASVPEHAEHAVRPVPTSLPTRPTEDG, from the coding sequence CCGTCCTGGACCCGCTCGGCAGCACCTTCGAGGTCTGTTATGTAGACGACGGCAGCCGCGACCGGACCCGTCCGCTGCTGAGCGCCATCGCCGCCCGGGACCCCCGTGTCCACTACACCGCCTTCAGCCGCAACTTCGGCAAGGAGGCCGCCATGCTCGCCGGTCTCCGTATGTCGCAGGGGGCGGCCGTGGTGATCATGGACGCCGACCTCCAGCACCCGCCCGAGCTGATCCCCCGCATGCTGGAGCTGCACCGGCACGGCTACGACCAGGTCATCCCGCGCCGCGACCGCACGGGCGACGGCATGCTCCGCAGCACGCTCAGCCACACCTACTACGCACTCGTCCGGCGCTGCATGGACGTCGAACTCATCGACGGCACGGGGGACTTCCGGCTGCTGTCCCGGCGGGCGGTGGAGAGCGTCCTGTCCCTGCCCGAGAGCAACCGCTTCTCCAAGGGGATCTTCTCCTGGATCGGCTTCGACACGGTCAGCTTCCGCTACCGCAACAGCAGGCGTGCCGCCGGAGAGTCGAAATGGGGCGGCAAACGCCTGCTGAACTACGGCATCGACGGACTCCTCTCCTTCAACAACCGGCCGCTGCGGCTCGCGATCTACGCCGGTTTCTGGGTCTTCGTCTCGGCCCTGGCCTACGCACTGTGGACGGTCGTGCGGGTCGTTGTGTACGGCGTGGACACCCCCGGCTACGCCACCCTCCTCACCGCCGTCGTCGCGCTCAGCGGCATCCAGCTGGTGACGCTCGGCGTCATCGGGGAGTACGTGGGCCGCATCTACCACGAGGCGAAACACCGTCCGCCGTATGTGGTGCGGGAGACGGATGCGATGTGCCGGGCCCTGCCGGCGGGCCCGGGGCCGTACTTGGGGGGTCCGGGGCCGTACATACTGACGGGCGGGCCCGTCGGTATCCCCACGCGGGCCGAACCGGTCGGCCCGCTCGACCCGGGTGGCGGAGCGCCGGGCCGGGCCCGTACGGCTCGTCAGTTCGCCAGCTTCGTCCTCATCGGCTGCGTCAACACCGCCGTCTACCTCGGCGTCTACGTCGCGCTGAACCGCTGGATCCCCTATCTGACCGCCCACGTCGTCGGCTACGCGGTCAGCATCGTGTGCTCGTTCCTGCTCAACTCCTACGTCACCTGCCGGACGCAGCCCACCTGGCAGGCCTTCCTGCGCTTCCCGCTCTCCAGCCTGGTCAACCTGGTGGCGTCCGGGGCACTGCTCTACGGCGCGGTCAGTGGCCTCGGGATGGACAAGAACCTCGCCGCGCTGGCGGCCGGGGTCATCGTGACGCCGATCTCGTTCCTGCTGGCCCGCTGGGCGATCACCTCGGGCCAGGCCGCGGCCGCCGCCTCCGTACCGGAGCACGCGGAGCACGCGGTGCGCCCGGTGCCTACATCGCTGCCCACCCGCCCGACCGAGGACGGGTGA
- a CDS encoding DUF6056 family protein: MPEHVPGTTAPERPEGQDARQRRGKGRTRGNGNGNGGAQGRPWTALWVTALALPPLSLLAAASWFGRWVRPSADDWCFLPVVRDDGIAGIVGKFYFDDNGRVANALMVGAYAKFQVAGHQWFPLVSGALVLAVLWAVAVVALRRARLSTPRGLPLLLAAMVTALFLFVTPNTYKTFYWPAASVSHTLPPVLACAALIPLLLARTRRGRAAVVAVALLMSAFLATLSEETAIVVVMVLVAALLLSGRVVPAPDRAFVRLWCAVGIAGTVVGALVLITSPGSTNRRNRFGAETTSLLAPESLAASLRGFAEITVTVATTWQYVGAVAAGVLLGLLCARSDGRAPRPPAHWPLLTAAGFLTLLASGYLCTVIAYPVFQDRVSDPSANRLWNDYLLLYVILLVGVGTLLGLAVRRRAWRTAPVKAGAAALCVLVCFGPAVALLNLDTNMRARAEKWDAQDRRLREGAAAGERVLPYERLVISGTLEPFSKGGRSYWPGGCVADFYGLDRVTDGARNP; the protein is encoded by the coding sequence ATGCCCGAGCACGTTCCCGGAACGACCGCCCCGGAACGGCCTGAGGGCCAGGACGCGCGGCAGCGGAGAGGGAAGGGCAGGACCAGGGGCAACGGGAATGGCAACGGGGGTGCGCAGGGCCGCCCGTGGACCGCTCTCTGGGTGACCGCCCTGGCGCTCCCGCCGCTGTCCCTGCTCGCCGCGGCGTCCTGGTTCGGCCGGTGGGTGAGGCCCAGCGCCGACGACTGGTGCTTCCTGCCCGTCGTACGGGACGACGGCATCGCGGGAATCGTCGGGAAGTTCTACTTCGACGACAACGGCCGCGTCGCCAACGCCCTCATGGTCGGCGCCTACGCGAAGTTCCAGGTGGCGGGCCACCAGTGGTTCCCCCTGGTCAGCGGGGCCCTGGTGCTCGCGGTCCTGTGGGCCGTGGCCGTCGTGGCACTGCGCCGGGCCCGGCTGAGCACCCCGCGCGGCCTGCCGCTCCTGCTCGCTGCCATGGTCACGGCGCTGTTCCTGTTCGTCACCCCGAACACGTACAAGACGTTCTACTGGCCCGCCGCCTCGGTCTCGCACACCCTGCCACCGGTTCTGGCCTGCGCGGCCCTGATCCCGCTGCTGCTGGCCCGTACTCGTCGGGGCAGGGCGGCCGTGGTGGCCGTGGCGCTCCTCATGTCCGCCTTCCTCGCCACGCTGTCCGAGGAGACGGCGATCGTGGTGGTGATGGTGCTGGTGGCCGCCCTGCTCCTGAGCGGCCGCGTCGTTCCCGCCCCCGACCGGGCCTTCGTCCGCCTGTGGTGCGCGGTGGGCATCGCCGGGACCGTGGTCGGGGCCCTCGTCCTCATCACCTCCCCCGGCTCGACCAACCGCCGGAACCGGTTCGGGGCGGAGACGACGTCGCTGCTGGCCCCCGAGTCGCTCGCCGCGTCGCTGCGCGGCTTCGCCGAGATCACCGTCACCGTCGCCACGACCTGGCAGTACGTGGGCGCGGTCGCGGCAGGCGTACTGCTCGGCCTGCTGTGCGCCCGCTCGGACGGCAGAGCACCCCGCCCGCCGGCGCACTGGCCCCTGCTGACCGCCGCCGGATTCCTCACGCTCCTGGCCTCCGGCTACCTCTGCACGGTCATCGCCTACCCGGTCTTCCAGGACCGGGTGAGCGACCCGAGCGCCAACCGGTTGTGGAACGACTACCTCCTGCTGTACGTCATCCTGCTGGTCGGCGTCGGCACCCTCCTGGGCCTCGCGGTCCGCCGCCGCGCATGGCGCACCGCCCCGGTGAAGGCAGGGGCCGCCGCGCTGTGCGTGCTGGTCTGCTTCGGTCCGGCGGTCGCGCTGCTCAACCTGGACACGAACATGCGCGCGCGGGCCGAGAAGTGGGACGCCCAGGACCGCCGCCTGCGGGAGGGAGCGGCGGCGGGCGAACGAGTCCTCCCCTACGAGCGACTGGTCATCAGCGGCACCCTGGAGCCCTTCAGCAAGGGGGGCCGCAGCTACTGGCCGGGCGGATGCGTCGCAGACTTCTACGGGCTGGACCGCGTCACGGACGGGGCCAGGAACCCCTGA
- a CDS encoding nuclear transport factor 2 family protein, whose amino-acid sequence MQEEQEETARSAIDTFISAFNASDDSYVTALLSQALTSDVVFWGPLGRSEGIEAVERFVLDIRRHPAGTGTMVRCSAVDMPDEWARYQWVFTTPDGGPRLAGTDVVHLRRSLIDQVIVFAGEIGPSAS is encoded by the coding sequence ATGCAGGAAGAGCAGGAAGAGACCGCGCGGTCCGCGATCGACACGTTCATCTCCGCGTTCAACGCCTCGGACGACAGCTATGTGACTGCGCTGCTCTCCCAGGCCCTCACCTCGGACGTGGTCTTCTGGGGGCCGTTGGGCCGCAGTGAGGGGATCGAGGCGGTCGAGCGGTTCGTGCTGGACATCCGGCGCCACCCCGCGGGGACCGGCACGATGGTGCGCTGTTCGGCGGTGGACATGCCGGACGAGTGGGCCCGGTACCAGTGGGTCTTCACGACGCCGGACGGAGGCCCCCGCCTGGCGGGAACGGACGTCGTCCATCTGCGGCGGAGCCTCATCGACCAGGTCATCGTCTTCGCGGGGGAGATCGGGCCGTCCGCCTCCTGA
- a CDS encoding YdcF family protein: MIAFVPTAVFLLWSCWGVRQDRRQFRNAVLLGLTVLSLSFALLTQVDRLPGNLALLVYSLVFLVPVLAVVVLGGFLLVNGLTMVRKEGRRPANLLSGLAGVGILVVLTLVATADYFGGSNAYRSFILAVVLITGYIGFLFLCFLAYAFLYGRIRVRGDVDFVVMLGSGLIAGERVPPLLASRLRAGLRIQEQQVARGAAAPVLLVSGGQGADEKLPEAEAMGRWLAAEGADPELVLEESRSRKTTENLRFSRRLMEAADERYVCVVVTNNFHAFRAAMTARREGVRGQVIGSPTAAYFWPSATIREFVAVFWEHRIVNAALCVLLAALAVVVGMGW; the protein is encoded by the coding sequence GTGATCGCCTTCGTACCGACAGCCGTCTTCCTCCTCTGGTCCTGCTGGGGTGTACGGCAGGACCGTCGCCAGTTCCGTAACGCGGTCCTGCTCGGTCTGACCGTGCTGAGCCTGTCGTTCGCCCTGCTGACGCAGGTGGACCGGTTGCCGGGGAATCTGGCTCTCCTGGTGTACTCGCTGGTCTTCCTCGTCCCCGTCCTCGCGGTCGTGGTCCTCGGCGGCTTCCTCCTCGTCAACGGCCTCACCATGGTCCGCAAGGAAGGCCGCAGACCGGCCAACCTCCTCTCGGGGCTGGCCGGGGTGGGTATTCTCGTCGTCCTGACGCTCGTGGCCACGGCCGACTACTTCGGCGGCTCGAACGCGTACCGGTCGTTCATCCTGGCCGTAGTGCTGATCACCGGCTATATCGGCTTCCTGTTCCTCTGCTTCCTCGCCTACGCCTTTCTGTACGGGCGCATCCGCGTGCGTGGCGATGTGGACTTCGTGGTGATGCTGGGCTCGGGCCTCATCGCCGGTGAACGCGTGCCTCCGCTGCTCGCCTCGCGCTTGCGGGCCGGACTCCGCATCCAGGAGCAGCAGGTGGCACGGGGTGCGGCGGCCCCCGTACTGCTGGTCTCCGGCGGCCAGGGCGCGGACGAGAAACTGCCGGAGGCCGAGGCGATGGGCCGCTGGCTGGCAGCCGAGGGTGCCGACCCGGAACTCGTCCTGGAGGAGTCCCGCTCCCGTAAGACGACGGAGAACCTGCGCTTCAGCCGACGGCTGATGGAGGCGGCCGACGAGCGTTACGTATGCGTCGTGGTGACCAACAACTTCCACGCGTTCCGCGCGGCGATGACCGCCCGCCGGGAGGGCGTGCGCGGCCAGGTGATCGGCTCTCCGACGGCCGCGTACTTCTGGCCGAGCGCCACGATCCGGGAGTTCGTCGCGGTCTTCTGGGAGCACCGGATCGTCAACGCTGCTTTGTGCGTGCTGCTGGCGGCGCTGGCTGTGGTGGTCGGCATGGGCTGGTGA
- a CDS encoding cupin domain-containing protein, with protein MEIIKGAGVWAHPGEVGNDWVEQLRTSDLSLGTYCIPVGGRDTQSPHTEDEVYVVMAGRAKIMTPDRTSEVGPGAVIFVPAGEEHRFIDVTEDLALLVVFGPAFGSRTPKS; from the coding sequence ATGGAGATCATCAAGGGCGCCGGAGTGTGGGCGCATCCCGGTGAAGTGGGCAACGACTGGGTTGAGCAGCTACGGACGTCAGATCTGTCGCTGGGCACGTACTGCATCCCCGTCGGAGGGCGCGATACCCAGAGCCCTCACACCGAGGATGAGGTCTACGTCGTCATGGCCGGGCGGGCCAAGATCATGACGCCTGACCGGACGTCCGAGGTGGGCCCCGGGGCGGTGATCTTCGTACCGGCCGGCGAGGAGCACCGATTCATCGACGTGACCGAGGACTTGGCGTTGCTCGTGGTGTTCGGTCCCGCTTTCGGGTCGCGTACGCCCAAGTCGTAG
- a CDS encoding ABC transporter family substrate-binding protein, with the protein MSHVGVPRGTVRKRRSLRQCRSLALLTTGVLTIPVLAGCSSGTEETSRAVPQDIAPAARDAVADGSTVNWAVDALPATFNAFQADADSATTRITGALLPTLFPMDASGQPKLNPDYLESAKIIEREPKQVVLYKLNQQAVWSDGREIGAPDFVAQWRALSGKDSAFWTARNAGYERVERIERGADDLQVRVTFSKPYADWRSLFSPLYPKEITGSPDAFNDGARTTLKNTAGPFVLRGVSKSKGTVTLARNPRWWGDRAKLDTLVFHAVATKDRTKALADGTVHVADIDAATADRITLALRDRGNNGQPLTHGPGSEITPAAALRSWALAYGSDEEQAEIAQAAREKNRKAVAVYGAQQKALRDFAVRKSLEPAYTQLALNGESGPLADDRVRRAVARALDREELARTVLGPLGLPAKPLGSHLALAGQPGYKDGSGALGDQDTKEARALLADAGWTRGGALDKPKDTKAGSEAEKKDGEAAKEKDKKEKEEDKKETGADAEGSEAAEKKKADEKADEEADEKKAEKEEKAEEKAAAKKKADQDSEDTAASRDEGLYIVGGDNKPGAQAPAQPPASATGASAVHVLAPARAAAAQSTALLRQAGALGADGAAAAQDKQPGVAAGAYAPVGTAAPAAPAAAKGQLGKDGKTLTLRFVLPSGPGSQSLRSVGDKIAAMLQKIGIGTEITKVSDESYFKDHIASGDFDLALYSWPATAYPATDGRPIYAKPEPATDGSLLVEQNYTRVGTDHIDQLFDQAVAELDEKAARELMKQADARIWAAAGSIPLFQRPQLVAVDKKLVNVGAFGFAAPRYQDIGFKNRKAAGSPADRKK; encoded by the coding sequence ATGTCCCACGTCGGCGTCCCGCGCGGGACGGTCCGAAAGCGCCGATCGCTTCGCCAGTGCCGATCGCTCGCGCTCCTCACGACGGGGGTGCTCACGATCCCGGTACTGGCGGGCTGCAGCTCCGGCACCGAGGAGACCTCCCGGGCGGTTCCCCAGGACATCGCACCCGCCGCCCGCGACGCGGTCGCCGACGGCTCGACGGTGAACTGGGCGGTCGACGCGCTGCCCGCCACCTTCAACGCCTTCCAGGCGGACGCCGACAGTGCCACCACCCGGATCACCGGCGCCCTGCTCCCCACCCTCTTCCCGATGGACGCCTCCGGGCAGCCGAAGCTCAACCCGGACTATCTGGAGTCCGCGAAGATCATCGAGCGTGAGCCGAAGCAAGTGGTCCTCTACAAGCTCAACCAGCAGGCGGTGTGGAGCGACGGACGGGAGATCGGGGCCCCCGACTTCGTCGCCCAGTGGCGGGCGCTCAGCGGCAAGGACTCCGCGTTCTGGACCGCCCGCAACGCCGGGTACGAGCGGGTCGAGAGGATCGAGCGCGGCGCGGACGACCTCCAGGTGCGGGTCACCTTCTCCAAGCCGTACGCCGACTGGCGCTCGCTGTTCTCCCCGCTCTACCCGAAGGAGATCACCGGCTCGCCGGACGCCTTCAACGACGGGGCGCGCACGACGCTGAAGAACACCGCCGGGCCCTTCGTCCTGCGCGGTGTCAGCAAGTCCAAGGGCACCGTCACCCTGGCCCGCAACCCGCGCTGGTGGGGCGACAGGGCCAAGCTGGACACCCTCGTCTTCCACGCCGTCGCCACCAAGGACCGTACGAAGGCCCTCGCCGACGGCACGGTGCACGTCGCCGACATCGACGCGGCCACCGCCGACCGCATCACCCTCGCCCTCCGCGACCGGGGGAACAACGGGCAGCCGCTCACCCACGGCCCCGGCTCCGAGATCACACCCGCCGCGGCCCTGCGCTCCTGGGCCCTGGCGTACGGCTCCGACGAGGAGCAGGCGGAGATCGCGCAGGCGGCCCGGGAGAAGAACCGCAAGGCCGTCGCCGTGTACGGGGCCCAGCAGAAGGCCCTGCGCGACTTCGCCGTCCGCAAGTCCCTGGAGCCCGCCTACACCCAGCTCGCGCTGAACGGCGAGTCCGGGCCGCTCGCCGACGACCGGGTCCGGCGCGCGGTGGCCCGCGCCCTGGACCGCGAGGAGCTCGCCCGGACGGTGCTGGGGCCCCTGGGCCTTCCGGCGAAGCCGCTCGGCAGCCACCTCGCCCTCGCCGGGCAGCCCGGCTACAAGGACGGCAGCGGCGCGCTCGGCGACCAGGACACCAAGGAGGCCCGGGCTCTGCTGGCGGACGCCGGCTGGACCCGGGGCGGCGCGCTCGACAAGCCCAAGGACACCAAGGCGGGCAGCGAGGCGGAGAAGAAGGACGGCGAGGCGGCGAAGGAGAAGGACAAGAAGGAGAAGGAGGAGGACAAGAAGGAGACGGGCGCCGACGCCGAGGGTTCCGAGGCGGCCGAGAAGAAGAAGGCCGACGAGAAGGCCGACGAGGAGGCGGACGAGAAGAAGGCCGAGAAGGAAGAGAAGGCCGAGGAGAAGGCGGCCGCGAAGAAGAAGGCCGACCAGGACTCCGAGGACACCGCCGCCTCCCGCGACGAGGGCCTCTACATCGTCGGCGGCGACAACAAGCCCGGCGCCCAGGCCCCCGCGCAGCCCCCGGCCTCCGCCACCGGCGCCTCCGCCGTCCACGTCCTCGCCCCCGCCCGGGCGGCCGCCGCCCAGAGCACCGCCCTGCTCCGCCAGGCCGGAGCCCTCGGCGCGGACGGTGCCGCCGCCGCCCAGGACAAGCAGCCCGGCGTCGCCGCCGGAGCGTACGCCCCCGTGGGTACCGCGGCCCCGGCTGCCCCCGCCGCGGCCAAGGGACAGCTCGGCAAGGACGGCAAGACGCTGACCCTGCGCTTCGTGCTCCCCTCCGGGCCCGGCTCCCAGTCGCTGCGCAGCGTCGGCGACAAGATCGCGGCGATGCTGCAGAAGATCGGGATCGGCACGGAGATCACCAAGGTCTCCGACGAGAGCTACTTCAAGGACCACATCGCCTCCGGCGACTTCGACCTGGCGCTCTACTCCTGGCCCGCCACCGCCTACCCGGCCACCGACGGGCGCCCGATCTACGCCAAGCCGGAGCCCGCCACCGACGGATCGCTCCTCGTCGAGCAGAACTACACGCGCGTCGGCACCGACCACATCGACCAGCTCTTCGACCAGGCCGTCGCCGAGCTGGACGAGAAGGCCGCGAGGGAGCTGATGAAGCAGGCGGACGCCCGGATCTGGGCCGCCGCCGGATCGATTCCGCTCTTCCAGCGCCCTCAGCTCGTCGCGGTCGACAAAAAGCTCGTGAACGTCGGCGCCTTCGGGTTCGCCGCCCCCCGGTATCAGGACATCGGGTTCAAGAACCGGAAAGCGGCAGGTTCCCCCGCAGACCGCAAGAAGTAG
- the typA gene encoding translational GTPase TypA — protein MPTRHDIRNVAIVAHVDHGKTTLVDAMLKQAGSFAAHAAESLDDRMMDSNDLEREKGITILAKNTAVKYHPKDGGDPITINIIDTPGHADFGGEVERGLSMVDAVVLLVDASEGPLPQTRFVLRKALAAKMPVILCINKTDRPDSRIAEVVDETYDLFLDLDADEDQIEFPIVYACARDGVASLTKPEDGTVPQDSENLEPFFSTILSHVPAPEYDEDAPLQAHVTNLDADNFLGRIALCRVEQGELRKGQTVTWIKRDGTMSSVRITELMMTEALTRKPAEVAGPGDICAIAGIPDIMIGETLADPENPIALPLITVDEPAISMTIGTNTSPLVGKGGKGHKVTARQVKDRLDRELIGNVSLRVLDTERPDAWEVQGRGELALAILVEQMRREGFELTVGKPEVVTKQIDGKTHEPIERMTIDSPEEHLGAITQLMATRKGRMETMTNHGSGWVRMEWIVPSRGLIGFRTEFLTQTRGTGIAHSIFEGHEPWFGDLRTRHNGSLVADRAGSVTPFAMVNLQERGVIFTEAGTEVYEGMIIGENSRADDMDVNITKEKKLTNMRAASADTTENVVPARKLSLEQSLEFCREDECIEVTPETVRIRKVVLDQRERSRAASRAKNG, from the coding sequence ATGCCCACGCGCCACGACATCCGTAACGTAGCCATCGTCGCCCACGTCGACCACGGCAAGACCACGCTGGTCGACGCCATGCTCAAGCAGGCCGGCTCCTTCGCCGCGCACGCTGCCGAGTCGCTCGACGACCGCATGATGGACTCGAACGACCTGGAGCGTGAGAAGGGCATCACGATCCTCGCCAAGAACACGGCGGTGAAGTACCACCCCAAGGACGGCGGGGACCCGATCACGATCAACATCATCGACACCCCCGGCCACGCCGACTTCGGCGGCGAGGTCGAGCGCGGTCTGTCGATGGTGGACGCGGTCGTGCTGCTCGTCGACGCCTCCGAGGGCCCGCTGCCCCAGACCCGCTTCGTGCTGCGCAAGGCGCTGGCCGCGAAGATGCCGGTCATCCTGTGCATCAACAAGACGGACCGCCCCGACTCCCGGATCGCCGAGGTCGTCGACGAGACGTACGACCTGTTCCTGGACCTGGACGCGGACGAGGACCAGATCGAGTTCCCGATCGTCTACGCCTGTGCCCGTGACGGCGTCGCCTCGCTGACCAAGCCCGAGGACGGCACCGTCCCGCAGGACAGCGAGAACCTGGAGCCCTTCTTCTCCACGATCCTGTCGCACGTCCCGGCCCCGGAGTACGACGAGGACGCGCCGCTCCAGGCCCACGTCACCAACCTGGACGCCGACAACTTCCTCGGCCGTATCGCGCTGTGCCGCGTCGAGCAGGGCGAGCTGCGCAAGGGCCAGACCGTCACCTGGATCAAGCGCGACGGCACCATGTCCAGCGTCCGCATCACCGAGCTGATGATGACGGAGGCGCTCACCCGCAAGCCGGCCGAGGTGGCGGGCCCGGGCGACATCTGCGCCATCGCCGGTATCCCGGACATCATGATCGGCGAGACCCTGGCCGACCCCGAGAACCCGATCGCGCTGCCGCTGATCACGGTCGACGAGCCCGCCATCTCGATGACCATCGGCACCAACACCTCGCCGCTCGTCGGCAAGGGCGGCAAGGGCCACAAGGTCACCGCCCGCCAGGTGAAGGACCGCCTGGACCGCGAGCTGATCGGTAACGTCTCGCTCCGCGTCCTGGACACCGAGCGGCCCGACGCCTGGGAGGTCCAGGGCCGCGGTGAGCTCGCGCTCGCCATCCTGGTCGAGCAGATGCGCCGCGAGGGCTTCGAGCTGACCGTAGGCAAGCCCGAGGTCGTCACCAAGCAGATCGACGGCAAGACCCACGAGCCGATCGAGCGCATGACGATCGACTCCCCCGAGGAGCACCTCGGCGCCATCACCCAGCTCATGGCGACCCGCAAGGGCCGTATGGAGACCATGACGAACCACGGTTCGGGCTGGGTCCGCATGGAGTGGATCGTGCCCTCCCGCGGCCTCATCGGCTTCCGTACGGAGTTCCTGACCCAGACCCGCGGCACCGGCATCGCGCACTCGATCTTCGAGGGCCACGAGCCGTGGTTCGGTGACCTGCGTACGCGTCACAACGGCTCGCTGGTGGCCGACCGCGCGGGCTCCGTCACGCCGTTCGCGATGGTCAACCTCCAGGAGCGCGGTGTCATCTTCACCGAGGCCGGCACCGAGGTCTACGAGGGCATGATCATCGGCGAGAACTCCCGGGCCGACGACATGGACGTGAACATCACCAAGGAGAAGAAGCTCACCAACATGCGTGCGGCCTCCGCGGACACCACGGAGAACGTGGTCCCGGCCCGCAAGCTGTCGCTGGAGCAGTCCCTGGAGTTCTGCCGCGAGGACGAGTGCATCGAGGTGACCCCGGAGACCGTGCGTATCCGCAAGGTCGTCCTGGACCAGAGGGAGCGCAGCCGCGCCGCCTCGCGCGCCAAGAACGGCTGA
- a CDS encoding peptide ABC transporter substrate-binding protein: MRGAKSAKWVAGAAIIALAATACGGGSGDGDKKNTSGQPAGYVSIDVGEPQKLLMPADTNESNGSYVIQSLFTQLLDFDSKGEIVLTNAESVETEDSKTWTVKLKKGWKFHNGEDVTAQSYIDAWNWYANVKNKQQNAFWFADIKGYADVHPEKGEPKADKMSGLTAVDDTTFTIELAEKVPYFNYKLGYSTFAPLPKVFYDDPKAFGLKPIGNGPYTFEKWDRKKLIQVKAWDQYQGPNKAANKGIQFKNYTTVEAAYADVVSGNLDIIRQVGPRDLPKYKSDLGDGAIEQPYAAIQTLVPAFYTDTFKDIDPKVLQGLSMAIDRDTITKTVLNSTRTPATSFTPPQVKGNQQLESDFLKFDPVKAKALIKEGGGVPGDKFSIQYNADGGHKEWVTAVCESIRNSTGIDCVGDAKPDFPTDLEARDNDEVKGMYRGGWVADYPVNVNFIKELYHSKAESNNGRFSDKEIDELMAKGDKADSLEESVAAYQEVEKALVEKMPAIPLWYYRINGGHGKNVDNVKVDFHGDLELTGVTTK; encoded by the coding sequence ATGCGCGGTGCCAAGAGCGCCAAGTGGGTCGCGGGAGCGGCAATCATCGCCCTGGCCGCGACGGCCTGTGGCGGCGGCAGTGGTGACGGTGACAAGAAGAACACGTCGGGTCAGCCCGCCGGTTACGTCTCGATCGACGTCGGTGAGCCTCAGAAGCTGCTGATGCCGGCCGACACCAACGAGAGCAACGGCTCCTACGTCATCCAGTCGCTGTTCACCCAGCTGCTGGACTTCGACTCCAAGGGCGAGATCGTTCTCACGAACGCCGAGTCCGTGGAGACCGAGGACTCCAAGACGTGGACCGTCAAGCTCAAGAAGGGCTGGAAGTTCCACAACGGCGAGGACGTCACCGCGCAGTCCTACATCGACGCGTGGAACTGGTACGCCAACGTCAAGAACAAGCAGCAGAACGCGTTCTGGTTCGCCGACATCAAGGGCTACGCGGACGTCCACCCGGAGAAGGGTGAGCCGAAGGCCGACAAGATGTCGGGTCTGACGGCCGTGGACGACACCACCTTCACCATCGAGCTGGCGGAGAAGGTTCCGTACTTCAACTACAAGCTCGGCTACTCGACGTTCGCGCCGCTGCCGAAGGTGTTCTACGACGACCCGAAGGCGTTCGGCCTCAAGCCGATCGGTAACGGTCCGTACACCTTCGAGAAGTGGGACCGCAAGAAGCTGATCCAGGTCAAGGCCTGGGACCAGTACCAGGGCCCGAACAAGGCTGCCAACAAGGGCATCCAGTTCAAGAACTACACGACCGTCGAGGCCGCTTACGCGGACGTCGTCTCGGGCAACCTGGACATCATCCGCCAGGTCGGTCCGCGTGACCTGCCCAAGTACAAGTCGGACCTCGGTGACGGCGCCATCGAGCAGCCGTACGCCGCGATCCAGACGCTGGTCCCGGCGTTCTACACGGACACCTTCAAGGACATCGACCCCAAGGTCCTCCAGGGTCTGTCCATGGCGATCGACCGTGACACGATCACCAAGACCGTCCTGAACAGCACCCGTACGCCCGCGACGAGCTTCACGCCGCCGCAGGTCAAGGGCAACCAGCAGCTTGAGTCGGACTTCCTGAAGTTCGACCCGGTCAAGGCCAAGGCCCTCATCAAGGAGGGTGGCGGTGTCCCGGGTGACAAGTTCTCCATCCAGTACAACGCGGACGGCGGGCACAAGGAGTGGGTGACCGCGGTCTGCGAGTCCATCCGCAACTCCACCGGGATCGACTGCGTCGGCGACGCCAAGCCGGACTTCCCGACCGACCTTGAGGCTCGTGACAACGACGAGGTCAAGGGCATGTACCGCGGTGGCTGGGTCGCCGACTACCCGGTCAACGTGAACTTCATCAAGGAGCTCTACCACTCCAAGGCGGAGTCCAACAACGGTCGCTTCTCCGACAAGGAGATCGACGAGCTGATGGCCAAGGGCGACAAGGCCGACTCGCTGGAAGAGTCCGTCGCCGCCTACCAGGAGGTCGAGAAGGCGCTCGTCGAGAAGATGCCGGCGATCCCGCTCTGGTACTACCGCATCAACGGCGGCCACGGAAAGAACGTCGACAACGTCAAGGTCGACTTCCACGGTGACCTCGAACTGACCGGCGTCACCACCAAGTAA